Within Deinococcus actinosclerus, the genomic segment ACGGCGTGTTCACGGGCCTGCTGACCACCACCGACCTCCTGACCGAACTGGCCGGCGTGAACACCCCGGACGACGAGGGCCTGCTGGTCATGCGCGACGACGGCAGTTTCCTGGTGGACGGCGGCATGCCCATGCACGACCTGCGGGACCACCTGCCGCTGCCCGCGCTGCCGCGCGAGGAGTTCAGCACGCTCGCCGGGTACGTGCTGGAGGTCCTGGGCGAGTTCCCTGCCGTGGGGGCCCGCGCCCGCCACGACGGCTGGGAACTGGAAGTGCTGGACCTCGACGGGCCGCGCATCGACCGGGTCCTGATCACGCCGCCGGGGCAGAGGGTATAGAGGGGTGTGGTGTGGGCGTCTGCCGGGTTGTGCCTGTGCAGGGCGTCACACCATGCCGACGTACGGTGAGTGCGTCAGGCCTGCGCAACGTGACGCGAGGAGTCGACCCCGGCCGCTGCGCTTTCTGAACTCTGCTGAAAGCCGCGTCAGGTTGGGACTGGAGCAGAGGGAGATCCTCGCTCCACAGACGAAAAAGGAAATTGACGACATAGAGAGAACAAAAAATTCACGGGCTAGTTAAATCGTGAAAGTATTCACTTATTGCTGTGATGAGGTGGCCCACCATCAGGGCAGGCCAGTCGAGTGTTACTTCAGCGCGTCGTTCATGCCCAGCACGTCCGCGACCTTCAGGCTCGCACCGCCCACCAGGGCGCCGTTCACGTTCGGCTTCGCGCAGATGCTGGCGATGTTGTCCGGCTTCACACTGCCGCCGTACAGCACGCGGATGCCCGCCGCCGCGTCGCCGTACCGTTCCTGCAGCGCCCTACGGATCGCTGCCGCGAGTTCCTCGGCGTCGTCGGCAGTGGCGGTCTTGCCCGTGCCGATCGCCCAGACCGGCTCATACGCCACGACCACGTCGGTCCCCACGCCCTCCAGGCTGCCCGCCAGCTGCGCCAGCGTGAACGGCACGTGCTCGCCGGCCTCGCGCACATCGAGCTTCTCGCCGACGCACACGATGGGGATCAGGCCGTTCGCCTGCGCCTGACGCGCCTTGGCGGCCACGACCGCGTCCGTCTCGCCGTGGTAGTCGCGGCGCTCGCTGTGGCCCACGACGGCGTACGTCGCGCCGACGTCCTTGAGCATCGCGGCGCTGATCTCACCGGTATACGCGCCGGACTCGTGCGCGGACACGTCCTGCCCACCGAAGCCCACGCCGGTGGGGAGGTTCGCGGCCAGCGCGCTCAGGGTGATCGCGGGGGCCATGACGGCCAGTTCCGCCTGCCCGGCCTCGAGTTTCTCGCCGAGTTCCTGCGCCCAGGCGCGGGCCTCGGTGGGGGTCTTGTTCATCTTCCAGTTCAGTGCCAGCAGGTTCTTCATGTCAGTTCCTTTCGAGACCGGACAGCACGTCCGCCACGGCGCCCTGCCACACGGTGGACGCCATGAACGGGCGGAAGCCCAGGTCGGTGTTGATCTTCAGCATGGGGCCGTTGCTGTCGGCGTTCTGCGTGCGGATCTCGGTCGCCTGCGGGTTCAGCCGCACGACCTCGCGCACGCTCGCCGCCTTCAGCCAGCGGCCCAGCTGGTGCCCCCGGTGCGCCGGAAGCACGCCGGTGTTCCCCTGGCTGACGATGCCCGGCTGCGCGGGCCGCCACGACACGTCGGTGAGGCCCGCCAGCGTCCCGTCTGGGGCACGCACCACTGCCACGACCGCCGTGCGCCCCCCGGCGCGGGCCAGGGTCTCCATGGAGCGCACCTCCTCCGGGGTGGTGCGGTGGTCCTCTAGGTCCAGATCGTCCCGCGGCGCGCTGTTCATGACGTTCAGCAGCTCCGCGTACGCTTCGAGGTCCGCGTCCGGCACGCCGTCCGTCCAGACCTCCAGCGTGTACCCGTCGTCCGGGCGGGTCGTCCAGGCGGCCAGCAGGCCGTCCGGGATGTCCGAGAGCAGCAGGCGGTTGACGTGGTTGCTCAGGCCCGGCTGGAACCCGGCGCAGCGCGCGAACGCCTCACCGGCGGGTACACGGTCATTCGTCTGCGTGATCAGCAGCGTCCGCCCGCGTTCCCGCATGGCCCGCGCCGCGTGGCCCAGCAGCGTCCGGCCCAGCCCACGCCTCCGCGCGGCAGGGGAGACCATGAGTTCCAGCTCGGCCAGATGCTGGTTGTCCCCGACCGTCAGCAGCTGCGTGCGGGCGTGCGCCACGATCACGCCACCCTCCTCGACCGTCCAGAAATCCAGTTCCAGGACGGGGGGCAGGTGCTGCATCTGCCCCCACACATTCGCCGGATCCGTGGGCGGGTCGTGTGGATGGGACTCGGCCCGCAGGCGGTTCAGGTGGGCCACGAGCGCCCGCGCGAACTCCTCGCTCAGGGCAGTGTGATCGCGGTGCTGGACGGCGACGGAAGTTGTGGTCATGGTGCCTCCCAGCATGTCACGGGCGGGTGCGGCGGCGCGGCGCAGGTGAGCGGGGAGGCGCGGCGGCCTCCCCGGTGCGGGGTTATTTCATCGCCTCGACGCCGGGCAGCGCCTTGCCTTCCAGGAGTTCCAGGCTGGCGCCGCCGCCGGTGCTGATGTGGTCGATCTGGTCGGCCTTCCCACTCTTGTTGATTGCGCTGACGGAATCCCCGCCGCCCACGACGGTGTACGCCTGGTTCTTCAGGCTGCCCACGGCCGCCGCGACGGCGTTCGTGCCGCCCGCGAACTTCTCGAACTCGAACACGCCCAGCGGACCGTTCCAGAACACGGTCTTCGCGCCTTTCAGGGCCTCGCTGTACAGCCTGACCGTCTCGGGGCCCGCGTCGAGGCCCTGCCAGCCGTCGGGGATGGCGTTGCTGGCGACCACCTGGGTGTTCGCATCGGCGCTGAAGGCGTCCGCGGCGATCACATCGACGGGCAGCATGATCTTGTCACCGTACTCGCGCAGCAGGCGCGCGGCGAGGTCGAGCTGATCGTCTTC encodes:
- a CDS encoding GNAT family N-acetyltransferase produces the protein MTTTSVAVQHRDHTALSEEFARALVAHLNRLRAESHPHDPPTDPANVWGQMQHLPPVLELDFWTVEEGGVIVAHARTQLLTVGDNQHLAELELMVSPAARRRGLGRTLLGHAARAMRERGRTLLITQTNDRVPAGEAFARCAGFQPGLSNHVNRLLLSDIPDGLLAAWTTRPDDGYTLEVWTDGVPDADLEAYAELLNVMNSAPRDDLDLEDHRTTPEEVRSMETLARAGGRTAVVAVVRAPDGTLAGLTDVSWRPAQPGIVSQGNTGVLPAHRGHQLGRWLKAASVREVVRLNPQATEIRTQNADSNGPMLKINTDLGFRPFMASTVWQGAVADVLSGLERN
- the tpiA gene encoding triose-phosphate isomerase, with translation MKNLLALNWKMNKTPTEARAWAQELGEKLEAGQAELAVMAPAITLSALAANLPTGVGFGGQDVSAHESGAYTGEISAAMLKDVGATYAVVGHSERRDYHGETDAVVAAKARQAQANGLIPIVCVGEKLDVREAGEHVPFTLAQLAGSLEGVGTDVVVAYEPVWAIGTGKTATADDAEELAAAIRRALQERYGDAAAGIRVLYGGSVKPDNIASICAKPNVNGALVGGASLKVADVLGMNDALK